Within the Desulfuromonadales bacterium genome, the region TTCTGGTCTATCGGATTCCGGCATCCTTGCCGTGACACTTGTTGCACAAGGTCTGCTGAGACGGCCCATAGCGGTGGAGGATGTTCTCCCCGTAATAGGCATGGTTGGCATCGGGGGAGCGCAGAACCGCGGAGAACGATAGCAGGGGAACGCCGAAGTCCCAGCGGCCAATGCCGCTGAAGGCCGAGGCGTGGGCGCGGTGGCAGCTCAGGCACATGACGGTGGATTCCGTCGATGGCCCATCCGTCCGGGCACACCGCAGCTGTCCCAGGGATCCCTTGCCGCGCTCGAAGGGAACGAGAAAGTCATAAGAAGATGCGGTGCCGGCGCCGAGGTTGCCGGTGCCCCGATAGGTTTTGTAGATGGCTGCCAGGGTTCCAAGGCGCGAATCGTTGCCGGCCGGGTGGGTGTGGGCGCCGTTGAAGCCGCTGTGGCAGTTGATGCACCATTCGGACATGCCGGACCCGTAGTCGGGGTGGTCGTGGTCCGTTTCGGCCTGCAGGTTCCCTTCCGGTTGCCCGAGGCAGGGTAGCGCCTCCGGCGCCGGATTGGCGAAGCTGAAACCGGCGGCCAGGGAGCCTCCCCGGTAGCCGGCGCCCCCCAGCAACCGATAGTTCTTCAGGGCGGTCGTATGGGGATCGTGACAACTGGTGCACTGGAGCCATGCTGATTGATAGGTCACCGAACCGTCGCTTGGCCCTGACCGCAGGGTCGTGTCGGCTACCAGGCCGAAGCCGGCGGCAAGGACGTTGTGCCCATGCCTTTCCCCTCTGCCCACGGGGTCGGGGGTGGCAAATGTCGAGGTCAGCCAGTAGAAGTCGCCGGCCGGCGTGTAGGCGCTGCCGTCGGCAGTGAGCACCCGGTAGGTGCTGGCATGACAGCCGAGGCAGGTAGAGCTCGGATCGGCCCCTTTGAGCGCCATCTCCGCCGTATGACAGCCTTCACAGGCGGATGCGCTGCCGTCATGGAAAGTGGCGCCGGCCTCCCCGGAAGCCCCAAGGAGGAAGAGGGTGAGGAGGATAATGGCTGAGATGATCGAACGCATTGACACCTCGTCTCAGGGATCCGGTTGCGCAGGTGAGTGAAAGTCAAGGGAGGGGTGGATCTAGCTAGGTACGTACAACTAGTGAAGCCGAGTTTGTTCCGGTTGTCAAGGGGACTGCGCCAGCGCTTTGCGGAGGCCGCCCTGGCGATTTCAGACCAGAGAGAGTCGGTTCTGAGGGGAAACCTGGGACTGTTCCCGGGAGGCGATGCGGTTGCGCCCCTGACTCTTTGCCTGGTAAAGGGCGAGGTCGGCTGCGTGGATCAGGGCTGAGGGGTCGTCGCCGTCCAGGGGGTAGGTGGCGAGGCCGATGCTGACGGTCAGCCGGCCGAGGGGGAGGAGTTCTTCTCCGGCAAACGACTCCAGCTCCAGCTCCCGCCGCACCCTTTCCGCAGCCAGTCGGGCCTCCCTGGCGGGGGTGCCCGGCAGCAGGATGCAGAACTCTTCGCCGCCGTAGCGGGTAACGACGTCCATCTCCCGGGCCGTCTCCTTCAACAGGGCGGCGATCTTCGTCAGGGCGCTGTCGCCGGCGAGGTGGCCGCAGAGATCGTTGTAGATCTTGAAGTGGTCGATATCGAGCAGCATCAGGGAAAACTCGAGATGCTGGCGGGAGGAGCGGTTCAGTTCCTCCTCGAGTCGCCGGTCAAGGAAGCGGCGGTTGTAGACGCCGGTCAGCGGATCGGTCATCGCCTGCTCTTCGAAGTGGGCCGCGCTCTCCAGGGCGGTGAGCCGCTCGATCATGGCCGCGGCATGTTCGATGAAGGCGGTCAGCAGGTGCAGGTCTGATTCGGTGAATTTTTCCCGCTGCAGCAGGTCCGAAAGATTGAGGACGCCAATGGTTCTTCCCCGCAACTGGATCGGGATGCTGATGAAGGACTTGGTCCGGAAGCGAGGGCGGTTGAGGATGCCAACGCGGGGGTCTTCTTCGATGTCGCTGACCAGCAGGGGGGACCCGCTTTGCGCCACCTGCCCGGCGATGCCGGTACCGACCCGCATACGCAAGGTCCGGGCCAGAGCCAGGTTCATCCCTCTGGCTGCGACGATGGCCAGGTTTTCTCCCGTCTGGTCGACCATCATCAGCGAACCGCAGGCGGCAGCCAGGAGATTGACGGACGATTCCAGAATCTGGTGGTAGAGATCCTCCCGGCTCTTCGCCCGGGCCAGAGCGTTGACCATTTGAATCGGGAGGCGGCAACTGTTTTCCATGAGCCCCCGGCGCTCCTGCTGTGCCTGGCGCAAGGCGAGGAATCTGGCGGCTGCCCGCGCCCCCAGCAGTTCCAGAACCAGCTGTTCGCGAGGGGGGAAGTGGCGGTCCAGCAGGAAGATGGCCCCCAGTTTTTCCGCGCCGTGCACCAGGGGCAGGATGACGGCACGTTCAGCCGTCACCTGCGGCAGCAGGGCATTGAAACCCTTGCCGATCTGGACCGGTTTGCCCTGGCGGGTCGGCTCGAGGTAGTCGGCGAGGGAAACATCCACCCGCGTTACCGCTTCGAGCGGCAGGCCCAGAGAGCCGGCCACCGTGAAGCCCGTCCTGCCGTTGTCGTTGAGCACCATG harbors:
- a CDS encoding sensor domain-containing diguanylate cyclase translates to MDRCQAIDPGDLLDLFQRQPQLGCYRLLLLWPNSDAFDLYGDLAPAGLLLQGPEAARDLLRSPIQVVFSSPADPPTFTIPIHHPGIPRCCLVARLRDTAAFAGSQELKSATQKIQELLPALLERELPALSLARAMRCLEMLVAIGREIDRVDGEAELIQLLVEALAIHFEVPRIAMVLNDNGRTGFTVAGSLGLPLEAVTRVDVSLADYLEPTRQGKPVQIGKGFNALLPQVTAERAVILPLVHGAEKLGAIFLLDRHFPPREQLVLELLGARAAARFLALRQAQQERRGLMENSCRLPIQMVNALARAKSREDLYHQILESSVNLLAAACGSLMMVDQTGENLAIVAARGMNLALARTLRMRVGTGIAGQVAQSGSPLLVSDIEEDPRVGILNRPRFRTKSFISIPIQLRGRTIGVLNLSDLLQREKFTESDLHLLTAFIEHAAAMIERLTALESAAHFEEQAMTDPLTGVYNRRFLDRRLEEELNRSSRQHLEFSLMLLDIDHFKIYNDLCGHLAGDSALTKIAALLKETAREMDVVTRYGGEEFCILLPGTPAREARLAAERVRRELELESFAGEELLPLGRLTVSIGLATYPLDGDDPSALIHAADLALYQAKSQGRNRIASREQSQVSPQNRLSLV